The following proteins are encoded in a genomic region of Neoarius graeffei isolate fNeoGra1 chromosome 6, fNeoGra1.pri, whole genome shotgun sequence:
- the si:ch73-103b9.2 gene encoding uncharacterized protein si:ch73-103b9.2, with protein MTSAEKNDVISSHKGRSEERRVCKSELMDADQSTETRLEEPGCCSILTLRTLSKRCVDVLLDISEEISVKEQEAYEIPNQTSWDEAIQGWGRYSPFSCLFIAQQKSKKLKPEISASHCVLCAELKDLKLSQHLDLSHAASEPSYETPEEPLRSNVPPTSEHLNKTPSTITSTSSSEEEEPAPSDFTLKENNISPVLLGPEQYTPDQVLPHAPRPDTPWQFLKDRNVGKVALLGRVMVLPPVKVPTRPNSYPKSLNLFKRRGEDSAPRPDMVSEKVDRDQEKAVGIYPPSSTLGTIQGSLMSKQGPLMQHQYDLVSTLNMSRRHQSLVSTFVETQPSAMSLGRKLRQNERIRSPLRHHSGHRSRLSLKDRSPRRAEPELPMLLGTRVQIPVSTQRLL; from the exons ATGACGTCAGCAGAAAAGAATGACGTGATTTCCTCACACAAAGGAAGATCAGAAGAGAGACGCGTTTGCAAATCAGAACTCATGGATGCTGATCAAAGCACCGAGACTCGTCTGGAAGAGCCGGGCTGCTGCAGTATACTGACACTGCGTACGCTTTCCAAAAGGTGTGTGGATGTCCTGCTGGATATTAGTGAAGAAATCTCTGTCAAAGAGCAGGAAGCTTACGAGATTCCCAACCAAACAAGCTGGGATGAAGCT ATCCAAGGTTGGGGTCGATATTCCCCTTTTTCCTGCCTGTTTATAGCACAACAAAAGAGCAAGAAGCTGAAACCAGAGATATCAGCATCCCATTGTGTTCTCTGCGCTGAATTGAAGGACCTAAAACTCTCCCAACACCTTGATCTCAGCCATGCTGCTTCTGAACCTTCTTACGAGACACCTGAAGAGCCTTTGAGAAGCAACGTTCCTCCAACTTCGGAACATCTAAACAAAACCCCAAGCACCATTACTTCTACCTCATCCTCCGAAGAAGAAGAACCAGCACCATCTGATTTCACTCTTAAGGAGAACAACATAAGTCCGGTCCTGCTTGGACCTGAACAGTACACACCTGACCAAGTTCTACCTCACGCACCACGACCGGATACTCCATGGCAGTTTCTGAAAGATAGAAATGTTGGAAAAGTGGCACTGCTTGGTCGAGTTATGGTGTTGCCACCGGTAAAAGTGCCAACAAGACCAAATTCTTATCCAAAGAGCTTGAATTTATTCAAAAGAAGAGGAGAAGATAGCGCCCCAAGACCAGATATGGTTAGTGAGAAAGTTGATCGAGATCAAGAAAAAGCAGTGGGTATTTATCCTCCCAGCTCAACTCTTGGCACCATCCAAGGATCTTTGATGTCTAAGCAAGGACCACTAATGCAGCACCAGTATGACCTAGTATCCACTTTAAACATGTCCAGAAGGCATCAGAGTCTCGTCAGCACCTTTGTTGAGACACAACCCAGTGCCATGTCTCTGGGACGAAAACTCAGGCAGAATGAGCGGATCAGGTCACCTCTAAGGCACCACTCTGGGCACAGATCACGGTTAAGCCTCAAAGATAGAAGTCCGAGGAGGGCAGAACCTGAGCTTCCAATGCTGCTGGGAACCAGGGTCCAGATCCCAGTGTCCACTCAGCGATTACTCTAG
- the LOC132887695 gene encoding protein phosphatase 1 regulatory subunit 3E, translated as METEATGEVAVMLPPKSCLPRNYSCIAGLFGSLSANQKMDDGEKTEGEEEEEEEEEKVEGAVTGEPLEMRVVNERPRGRESFPKPPPPSPGLRRRCKSLPSSAERAKLEVARICSPSSQKKVRFADSLGLELITVRHFDDTDVPETPDKFKKARALHLNNFELSNVGCAQSTFVETLFTSPGAQPDFQERLQIAKVLLESVETDEFSVSGIVRVLNLAFEKTVTLRYTLNNWLTFMDVPATYVPQSSDGSTDKFHFKIVTPAFFESSSSLQFAVCYRVGTDEFWDNNDGTNYKVRRHRFKISPPREWDDGWIHFI; from the coding sequence atggaaACTGAAGCGACTGGTGAAGTCGCGGTCATGCTGCCTCCGAAAAGCTGCCTCCCGAGAAATTACAGCTGCATTGCTGGTCTGTTTGGGAGCCTGAGCGCAAACCAGAAGATGGATGATGGGGAGAAAACAgaaggtgaagaagaagaagaggaggaggaggagaaggtggaGGGGGCTGTGACCGGCGAGCCGTTAGAGATGCGCGTCGTGAACGAGAGACCGAGGGGTCGTGAATCCTTCCCGAAGCCGCCGCCGCCGAGTCCCGGTCTGCGCCGCCGGTGCAAATCCTTACCGAGCTCTGCGGAGAGAGCGAAGCTGGAAGTGGCGCGGATCTGCAGCCCATCCAGCCAGAAGAAAGTGCGCTTTGCTGACTCGCTCGGCCTCGAACTCATCACCGTGCGGCACTTCGACGACACCGACGTCCCAGAAACCCCTGACAAGTTCAAAAAGGCACGAGCGCTCCACCTGAACAACTTCGAGCTCTCGAATGTCGGATGCGCGCAGTCCACCTTCGTGGAGACGCTGTTCACGAGTCCGGGCGCGCAACCCGATTTCCAGGAGCGACTCCAGATCGCCAAGGTCCTGCTGGAGTCCGTTGAGACGGATGAGTTCAGCGTGTCGGGCATCGTGCGCGTCCTGAACCTGGCGTTTGAGAAGACCGTGACTCTGAGATACACACTGAACAACTGGCTCACCTTCATGGACGTCCCGGCCACGTACGTGCCGCAATCGAGCGACGGATCCACCGACAAGTTCCACTTCAAGATCGTCACGCCGGCGTTCTTCGAGAGCAGCAGCAGCCTGCAGTTCGCCGTGTGCTACCGCGTCGGGACCGACGAGTTCTGGGACAACAACGACGGCACGAACTACAAAGTGCGACGCCACAGATTCAAGATCTCTCCTCCTCGGGAATGGGATGACGGCTGGATCCACTTCATTTAG